GTTCGGGTACATGTTGCGGGTCAGGAAACGCTGCAGGGTCGGCGCGACGTTCCACGCCCCGGTCGACAGGTAGACCGTGGGGGCACCGGGGTGCTGCGCGAGGATGCGCTCGTAGAGCACGGACATCCCCGGCACCGGGCGGCGGGCGTGCTCGGTGAGCACGAAGGAGTTCCACGCGGCGAGCATCGGGCGGGGGAGCGAGGTCACCATCACCGTGTCGTCGATGTCGGAGAGGAGCCCGAAGCGCGTCGCCGGGTCGACGATGAACACGTCCGCCTCGACGTCGCGCATCCCACCGGCCGAAAGCCGCACGGTCTGCCACCCCGGTTCGAGGTCGATCGGGACCTTCACGTCGACGACGCCGCCGCGGTCGGACTGCACCACGTGGGTCGTGCCACCCGCGGTCACCGTGACCTCGGCGTCGTCGACGGCGACGCTCGTGAAGCTCTTCCACCCGCGCACGCCGTAGTACGAGGCGTCCGAGGCGAGCCCGCGCCGGGTGAGCAGGACGCGGCAGAGGACGCGGATCCAGCCCGGAGCGCCGTACCCGGTGTACGGGATCACGGTCGGCACGAGCCCACGACGACGGGCACGGTGCTCCCGGAACTCCTGCACGGCATCCTCGATGCGGGCGGCTCGGTGCAGGATCGGCTCGGCCAACGACGGCTCGTGGGGCGTCCAGTCGGGCATTCGTCCACTATCCCACGCTGTCGGAGGCTGTGGTGAGTCGCAGCGATGTTCCAGCCGGTCTCTGCGAGAGTTGCCCCGTCACATCCCACATGACCGCGTCCGTCCGGGCGCAAGAGGAGAACACGTGCTCGTCACCGAGGTATCGAACGCACTGCCGGGGGGATCATCACTGCTCAGGAACGAGCCGGTCCAAGCCCGCAGTTCGGCGCGCCTCGCGGGACTCCTCGACGCCGCTGCGGCCGTCATCGACGAGATCGGCTTCGAGCGCCTGACGACCGCCATGGTCGCGGAGCGCGCCGGTGCGTCCATCGGCACGGTCTACCGGTACTTCCCGGACCGCATCGCCGTGGTCGAGGCCCTCGCGATCCGGAGCACGCAGCGGCTCGCCGAGCGGTTCCTCACGGCGCTCGACGAGAGCGACGCGACGACCTGGCAGGACGCCTGCGACGCACTCATCGACGCGACCGTCGAGATGTACCGCACCGAGCCGGGCTTCCGGGCGATCCGCTTCGGTGACCCGGCCGACACCGGGACCGGGGACGCCGAGGACCGGATGGCCGCGCTGGGGGCGGCCGTCGCGCAGGTCCTGCACGACCGGTTCGACTTCCCGACGGGGGAGCGCGTCGAGCGCACGTGGGTCGTCCTCGCGGAGTCCGCGCACGCCGTCATCGCGCGCGCCGTGCGTGACCGGGCGGAGCCCGACACCGCGCTGATCGAGGAGTACCGCACGATGAGCCGGGCGCACCTCGAAGCGGTGGCCGCCGCCTCCTGATCGGATCCCGGCCCCGCCGCCGGGCGCGACCCGCCCGGCCGACCGGCCGACCCACCTGCCGACGCCCGCGCTCCGAAGAGGAGTCGCGGGCGTCGTCGCGATCGGGACCGCGCAGTCGGGGGGGGAGCGTTGTCCGCGAGCCGTCATGGGCCGTCACCACGCGGACCGGACGATGACCGCGTGTGTACGCTCGGTCGGAGTCGGGCTACCTCCGGACAGAAGGGCACCCACATGATCGAGTTCCGCTCGGTGCGCAAGACGTACCCGGACGGTACGACGGCGGTCGACGACTTCAGCCTCGTCATCCCCTCCCGCACCACGACGGTCTTCGTCGGGTCCAGCGGCTGCGGCAAGACCACCCTCCTCCGCATGATCAACCGCATGGTCGACCCGAGCTCGGGCACCGTGTCGATCGACGACGAGGACGTCGCAGGTGTCGACCCCGTGCAGCTCCGGCGGCGCATCGGGTACGTGATGCAGAACGCCGGGCTCCTGCCGCACCGGAAGGTCGTCGACAACATCGCGACCGTCCCGCTCCTGACCGGTGTCTCGAAGGGCGAGGCCCGGGCGCGCGCGCTCGAGCTCATGGACACCGTCGGGCTCGACCGGGCCTTCGCGGACCGGTACCCGTCGCAGCTCTCCGGCGGCCAGCAGCAGCGCGTCGGTGTGGCCCGTGGCCTCGCGGTGGACCCGAACGTCCTGCTCATGGACGAGCCGTTCGGCGCCGTCGACCCGCTCGTCCGCAACGACCTGCAGGACGAGCTCATCCGGCTGCAGCGCGAGCTCGGCAAGACGGTGGTCTTCGTCACGCACGACATCGACGAGGCCTTCAAGCTCGGCGACCAGGTCGTCATCCTCAAGAAGGGCGGCGAGATCGCCCAGCTCGGGACCCCGGCCGAGATCCTCGCCGAGCCGGCGGACGAGTTCGTGGCGAACTTCATCGGCGTCGGCCGTGGTCGGCGGGCGCTCCGGGTGGAGCAGACCCCGACCGGGCCGATCGTGGTGGACGGCGACGGCCGGGCGGCCGGCGTGCTCACCGGTCCGGTGACGGTGGTGGACGCGGCAGCCGCCGTGCCGCAGGGTGCAGAGGCCGGGGCGCGTGACACCGCCCCGGGTGCTCCGGCGCAGGGTGGGGGACCCCGGTGAAGTGGGTCCTGTCGAACCTCGACACGATCAGTGACGCCACGCTCGCGCACCTCGCGATCGCGATCCCACCGATCTTCATCGCGTTCCTGCTGTCGATCCCGGTCGGCTGGCTCGTCGTCCGGCTGCAGCGCCCCGGAGGTTCCCGCGTCGCCGCGGGTGTCGGCACCGGCATCGTGACCGTCGCCGGGCTCCTCTACGCGATCCCGTCCCTCGCGCTCTTCGTCGCCCTGCCCGCCGTCATCGGCACGGGGCTGCAGGACCCGGTCAACCTCATCATCAGCCTGACGCTCTACGGCCTCGCGCTCATGGTGCGCTCGACCGTCGACGCGCTCACCTCGGTCGACGCCGGGACGAAGGCCGCGGCGACCGCCATGGGGTACTCGGGCCTGCAGCGCTTCTTCCGCGTGGAGCTGCCGCTGGCCGGGCCCGTCCTGCTCGCGGGGCTGCGGGTCGTGGCGGTGTCGACGATCTCGCTCACGACCGTCGGCGCGGTGCTCGGCATCCAGAGCCTCGGGTCGCTCTTCACGGACGGTCTCGGTCGCGGCATCTACGAGGAGATCCTGTCGGGCATCGTGATGGTGCTCGTCCTGGCCTTCGCGCTCGACGGGCTGCTGGTGCTGCTCGGCCGGCTCGTCATGCCGTGGACCCGTCGTGCACCCCGGAGCCGCCGTGCGGTCCGGCGTGTGCTGCAGCGGGCGGAGGTGGCGTCGTGATCATCGCGCAGGCGTTCGGGTGGGTCTTCGACCCGCAGAACTACACGGGCTTCAACGCCATCCCGGGGCGGGTGTGGGAGCACGTCTGGATCACGCTGCTCGCCGTGCTCATCGCCGCGGTCGTCGCCGTCCCGATCGGGTACGCGATCGGTCACACCGGACGAGCCCGCGGGTTCTCCATCGCGCTGTCCGGCGGCATCCGGGCACTGCCCACGCTCGGCGTGCTCTCGCTGTTCGGACTCTTGCTCGGCATCGGCCTGCAGGCGCCGCTCCTGGCCCTCGTCATCCTGGCGATCCCGTCGGTGCTCGCCGGCGCCTACTCGGGCATCGAGTCGGTGGACCCGGTGACGGTCGACGCGGCGAAGGCGCAGGGGATGACCGGGTGGCAGGTCCTGTGGAAGGTCGAGATCCCGCTCGGGCTGCCGCTCCTGATCGGCGGCCTCCGCGCCGCGGTCCTGCAGGTCGTCGCGACCGCCACGCTCGCCGCGTACGTCGGCGCCGGTGGTCTGGGCGGCTACTTCTTCCTCGGGCTCAAGACCCAGGACTACGCCGAGATGCTCGGCGCCTCCATCCTCGTGATCGCCCTCGCGATCGCGTTCGAGATCGTGTTCGCCGCTCTCCAGCGGGCGGCGGTGCCGAAGGGCACCGTCGACCCGTCGGCCCGGCGGCGCCAGGGGTCGCGCGAGCGCTCCCGCAATCCCATCCCGGAAGGAAATCCATCGTGATCACAGCAAAGATCCGTGCCGGCGTCGCAGCAGCGCTGGCACTGGGCGTCGCCGCCGCCCTGACCGGCTGCGCGTCGAGCAACCCGCTCGACAGCGGCTCGAGTGCGTCGAGCGACTCGAAGACCATCGTCATCGGTTCGCAGCAGTACTACTCGAACGAGATCATCGCCGAGATGTACGCGCAGGTCCTCGAGAAGGACGGCTTCACGGTGAAGCGGAACTTCAACATCGGTCAGCGTGAGATCTACATCCCGCAGCTCGAGAAGGGCGCGATCGACGTCATGCCCGAGTACAGCGGCAACCTGCTGCAGTACTTCGACAAGGAGTCGACGGCGAAGACCGCCAGCCAGATCGACGAGGGCCTGTCCAAGGCGCTCCCGTCCGGCCTGCGGGTCCTCGACGCGGCCGAGGCCACCGACCAGGACAGCTACACCGTGACCAAGGAGTTCTCCGAGAAGAACGACGTCACGAGCCTGGCCGACCTGAAGAACGTCAGCGAGAAGCTCACCGTCGGCGCGAACTCCGAGTTCCAGACCCGCCCGTACGGCCCCGACGGCCTGAAGTCGGTCTACGGCGTGGACGTCGACTTCAAGGCGATCGAGGACTCCGGCGGAGCCCTGACCGTCAAGGCGCTCAAGGACGGCACCGTCCAGCTCGCCGACATCTACACCGCGGACCCGAGCATCAAGGCGAACGACCTCGTCTCGCTCAAGGACCCGGAGAACCTGATCCTGCCGCAGAACGTCATCCCGGTCGTCTCGAAGAAGGTCGACGACAAGGCCGCGGCGGACATCGACAAGGTGAACAAGGTGCTCACCGAGGCCGCGCTCATCGAGGTCAACTCGAAGAGCACCGTCGACAAGGAGAAGGCGTCGCAGATCGCGAAGGACTTCCTCTCCTCGAAGGGCCTCCTGTAGGGGTTCCACAGCGTCAGGAGACGACAGGCGTCGGGCATCGAGCCCGGCGCCTGTCGTCGTTCCGGGAGGGGTCCGTCCAGCACCGATGTTCCGCACGGTTGTGCCGATCACAGGCCCTGCACGTTCGTGCAGTTCTACCCTCTACAACTTGTCGAAGCAGGTGTCCCGCCGGTAGCGTGAAGGTGTCCCAACGGCCAGTGACAGCAGAAGTCCCCCTTCCACAGGAAGCAACTGACGTGCAGCACCAGCGCGCGGCGACCCGGCATGGACGCGCCGCATGAACGACATCCTCGACCCCCTGATCCTGTCGCGGTGGCAGTTCGGCCTGACGACGATCTACCACTTCCTCTTCGTCCCGCTGACGATCGGCATGGCCCTCGTCGTGGCCGTGTTCCAGTCCGCCTGGGTCCGCACCGGCCGGGCGCACTACCTGCAGCTCACGCGGTTCTTCGGGCGGATCTTCCTCATCAACTTCGCGATGGGTGTCGTCACGGGCATCGTGCAGGAGTTCCAGTTCGGCATGAACTGGTCGAACTACTCTCGGTTCGTCGGTGACGTCTTCGGCGCCCCGCTCGCCCTCGAGGGCATCCTGGCGTTCTTCTTCGAGGCCGCGTTCATCGGCATCTGGATCTTCGGGTGGGACCGCCTGCCGAAGGCCGTGCACCTGGCGAGCATCTGGTGCGTCAGCGTCGGCACGATGCTGTCCGCGTACTTCATCCTCGCGGCGAACGCGTTCATGCAGCACCCGGTCGGCTTCGCGATCAACGAGGCCAAGGGTCGCGCGGAGCTCACCGACATCTGGGCCGTCCTGACGAACAAGGTCGCCCTCGCCGCCTTCCCGCACACGCTGTTCGGCGCGTTCATGGTCGCGGCCTCGGTCATCGTCGCGGTGGCGGCGTACCACCTGGCGCGGAACCAGCACCTCGAGACCATGCTGCCGGCGCTGAAGTTCGGCATGTGGACGATGCTCGCGTCGGGTGCGCTCACGGTGCTGTCGGGCGACCAGCTCGGGCTCACGATGGTCGACACGCAGCCGATGAAGATGGCAGCGGCCGAGGCGCTCTACAACACCTCGACCGGCAAGGACGCCTCCTTCTCGATCTTCACGCTGGGGACGCCGGACGGCGTGCACGAGCTGTTCTCGATCCGCATCCCGTACCTGCTGTCGTTCCTGTCGACCCACACGTTCACCGGCACGGTCGAGGGCATCAACGACCTGCAGGCGCAGTACTCGCAGGTGTACGGCCCAGGCGACTACAAGCCGATCATCTGGGTGACCTACTGGTCGTTCCGGTGGATGATCGCGCTCGGTGTCGGCGCGGTGCTCGTGTCCCTGGTCGGGCTCTGGCTGACCCGCAAGGGTCGGTTCCCGACGCAGCGGTGGGTGTGGCGCGTGGCGACCTGGTCGGTGCCGCTGCCGATGGCCGCGATGATCATGGGCTGGGTCTTCACCGAGATGGGCCGTCAGCCGTGGCTCGTGTTCGGGTTGCTCAAGACCGCCGACGGGGTCTCCCCGAACGTGACCGGGGTCGAGGTCCTCATCTCGCTCGTCGTGTTCACACTCATCTACGGCGCGCTCGCGGTCGTCGAGTTCCGCCTGATCAAGAAGGTCGCGCAGGAGGGCCCCGCCGCCCCGGCAGAGGTCGACGAGCAGACCGGCGCGGTCAAGCACGAAGTGACGGTCTACTAGAAATGGAAACTGTCTGACCATGGACCTCCCCGTTCTCTGGTTCGCGATCGTCGGTCTGTTCTTCGTCGGGTACTTCGTGCTCGACGGGTTCGACTTCGGCGTCGGGATGTCGCTGCCGTTCCTCGGCAGGGACGACACCGACCGTCGCGTGCTCATCAACACGATCGGCCCGGTCTGGGACCTCAACGAGACGTGGGTCATCGTCGCGGGGGCGTGCCTGTTCGCGGCGTTCCCCGAGTGGTACGCGACGATGTTCTCCGGGTTCTACCTGGCGTTGCTGCTCATCCTCGCGGCGCTCATCGCCCGCGGGGTCTCGTTCGAGTACCGGCACCAGGAGAAGCACCTGGCGTGGAAGCGCCGGTTCGACCTGATGATCGTCGTCGGCAGCGCGGTCCCGTCGTTCCTGTGGGGTGTCGCGTTCGGCAACGTCGTCCGGGGCATCCCGATGGACGCCGGGCACAACTACACCGGCACCTTCCTCGACCTGCTCAACCCCTTCGCGCTCCTGACCGGGCTCGCGACCCTGCTCGTGTTCTTCACACACGGCGTGGTGTTCGTCGCGCTGAAGACCGAGGGCGAGATCCGAGAGCGGGCGAAGCGCCTCGCGACGCGGGCGGGTGTGCTGACGATCGTCGTCGCCGCGGCGTTCCTCGTCGCGATGGCGTTCGTCCGCGCAACCCCGGCGAGCCTCGTGCTCTCGGTCGTCGCGGCGCTGGCCCTCGTGCTCGCGGTGCTCTGCTCGGCGTGGGGGAAGGAGGGCCGGGCGTTCGCGCTCATGGCCGTCACGATCGCCGCGGTCGTCCTGGCGATGTTCACCGCGATCTTCCCGGACGTCATGCCCGCGTCGAACGACCCGGCGAACAGCCTGAACGTCGTCAACGCCGCGAGCGGGACCTACACGTTGACGGTGATGAGCTGGGTGGCGCTGATCTTCGTGCCGCTCGTGCTCGCCTACCAGGCCTGGACGTACTGGGTGTTCCGCAAGCGGGTCTCCCGGGCCCACATCGCGCAGGCCGCGCACTAGGAGGACACCGCCGTGAAGCCGCTCGACCCCCGACTGCTCCGCCTGTCGCGCACGGCGCGCGGGGCCGTCGCGGCGTCGGCGGCCACCGGCCTGGTCCGGACGCTCGCCACCGTCGCGATCGCCTGGGGCATCGCCACCGCCGTCACCCTCGGCGTCGACGGGGTGCGCGACCGCGTCGTCCCCGCCGCGCTCACCCCGACGCTCGCCCTGCTCGGCGCGGCCTTCGTCGTGCGGGCCGTCGCCGCGTGGGCGACCGACGACCTCGCTGCCCGGGCGGGTGCGCGGGTGAAGAGCGAGCTCCGGGCCACCGTCCTGGCGCGTGCGGCGGAGCGCGGACCGGCGTGGCTGCAGGGGCGGTCGAGCGCCGCGTTCGCGACCACCCTCGGCCCCGGGCTCGACGCGCTCGACGCGTACTTCGGCCGGTTCCTGCCGCAGCTCGCCCTCACCGCCGTGGCGACCCCGGTCCTGCTGCTCGCGATCGGGGCCGGAGACCTGACGAGTGCGGTCGTCATCGTGCTCGCGATGCCGGTGATCCCGGTGTTCATGGTGCTCATCGGGCTCGCGACCCAGTCGCTGCAGCGCCGGCAGGCCGATGCCCTCGCCCGTCTCGGGAGCGCGTTCACCGAGGCCGTCGAGGGCCTGGCGACGCTCAAGGTGTTCGGCCGCGCCCGCCGCCAGGTCGGCCGGATCGGCGACGTCACCGACGAGTACCGTCGCGGCACCCTCGGCGTGCTGCGGCTGTCGTTCGTCAGCGGCTTCGCGCTCGAGCTCGCCGCGAGCCTGTCCGTCGCGCTCGTCGCGGTGTCGATCGGCGTCCGGCTCGTCGACGGCTCGCTCGGCCTCGGTGCCGCGATGTTCGTGCTCGTCCTCGCGCCGGAGGCCTTCGCGCCGATCCGGCAGGTCGGCGCCGACTTCCACGCCGCCCAGGACGGCGTCGAAGCGTCCGCGGCCGTCCTCGA
The Curtobacterium citreum genome window above contains:
- a CDS encoding ABC transporter permease, with translation MKWVLSNLDTISDATLAHLAIAIPPIFIAFLLSIPVGWLVVRLQRPGGSRVAAGVGTGIVTVAGLLYAIPSLALFVALPAVIGTGLQDPVNLIISLTLYGLALMVRSTVDALTSVDAGTKAAATAMGYSGLQRFFRVELPLAGPVLLAGLRVVAVSTISLTTVGAVLGIQSLGSLFTDGLGRGIYEEILSGIVMVLVLAFALDGLLVLLGRLVMPWTRRAPRSRRAVRRVLQRAEVAS
- a CDS encoding ABC transporter ATP-binding protein, whose translation is MIEFRSVRKTYPDGTTAVDDFSLVIPSRTTTVFVGSSGCGKTTLLRMINRMVDPSSGTVSIDDEDVAGVDPVQLRRRIGYVMQNAGLLPHRKVVDNIATVPLLTGVSKGEARARALELMDTVGLDRAFADRYPSQLSGGQQQRVGVARGLAVDPNVLLMDEPFGAVDPLVRNDLQDELIRLQRELGKTVVFVTHDIDEAFKLGDQVVILKKGGEIAQLGTPAEILAEPADEFVANFIGVGRGRRALRVEQTPTGPIVVDGDGRAAGVLTGPVTVVDAAAAVPQGAEAGARDTAPGAPAQGGGPR
- a CDS encoding App1 family protein — translated: MPDWTPHEPSLAEPILHRAARIEDAVQEFREHRARRRGLVPTVIPYTGYGAPGWIRVLCRVLLTRRGLASDASYYGVRGWKSFTSVAVDDAEVTVTAGGTTHVVQSDRGGVVDVKVPIDLEPGWQTVRLSAGGMRDVEADVFIVDPATRFGLLSDIDDTVMVTSLPRPMLAAWNSFVLTEHARRPVPGMSVLYERILAQHPGAPTVYLSTGAWNVAPTLQRFLTRNMYPNGTMLLTDWGPTHDRFFRSGQQHKRDNLRRLARDFPDVQWLLVGDDGQHDETLYGDFAREHPDNVAGVAIRQLSTSEAVLAGGRSRAQERSRDSAAPWVYAPDGAGLWTELARVGVADADPQAPLPGA
- the cydB gene encoding cytochrome d ubiquinol oxidase subunit II, which codes for MDLPVLWFAIVGLFFVGYFVLDGFDFGVGMSLPFLGRDDTDRRVLINTIGPVWDLNETWVIVAGACLFAAFPEWYATMFSGFYLALLLILAALIARGVSFEYRHQEKHLAWKRRFDLMIVVGSAVPSFLWGVAFGNVVRGIPMDAGHNYTGTFLDLLNPFALLTGLATLLVFFTHGVVFVALKTEGEIRERAKRLATRAGVLTIVVAAAFLVAMAFVRATPASLVLSVVAALALVLAVLCSAWGKEGRAFALMAVTIAAVVLAMFTAIFPDVMPASNDPANSLNVVNAASGTYTLTVMSWVALIFVPLVLAYQAWTYWVFRKRVSRAHIAQAAH
- the cydD gene encoding thiol reductant ABC exporter subunit CydD; this encodes MKPLDPRLLRLSRTARGAVAASAATGLVRTLATVAIAWGIATAVTLGVDGVRDRVVPAALTPTLALLGAAFVVRAVAAWATDDLAARAGARVKSELRATVLARAAERGPAWLQGRSSAAFATTLGPGLDALDAYFGRFLPQLALTAVATPVLLLAIGAGDLTSAVVIVLAMPVIPVFMVLIGLATQSLQRRQADALARLGSAFTEAVEGLATLKVFGRARRQVGRIGDVTDEYRRGTLGVLRLSFVSGFALELAASLSVALVAVSIGVRLVDGSLGLGAAMFVLVLAPEAFAPIRQVGADFHAAQDGVEASAAVLDVLDDRAGHDRAGDDPAGDHRVVPRAPDHDGPTDPGTDLVLTGLTVTRPDTVIGPLDVRAAPGTVVALAGPSGSGKSSLIAAIRGVLPHDGTVTVPSGTGRADPATRSVAERTTWADQRPRLVRGTVAENVALHSRPDTADVRRALGDAGLGLDPGLPVGPGGAGLSGGQAQRVAVARALYRARRERTPLVLLDEPTSALDAEAEQTVVRALRALADDGAVVVVASHRPAVLDAADVRVDLHADGATSVTARRAVRA
- a CDS encoding ABC transporter permease — its product is MIIAQAFGWVFDPQNYTGFNAIPGRVWEHVWITLLAVLIAAVVAVPIGYAIGHTGRARGFSIALSGGIRALPTLGVLSLFGLLLGIGLQAPLLALVILAIPSVLAGAYSGIESVDPVTVDAAKAQGMTGWQVLWKVEIPLGLPLLIGGLRAAVLQVVATATLAAYVGAGGLGGYFFLGLKTQDYAEMLGASILVIALAIAFEIVFAALQRAAVPKGTVDPSARRRQGSRERSRNPIPEGNPS
- a CDS encoding ABC transporter substrate-binding protein gives rise to the protein MITAKIRAGVAAALALGVAAALTGCASSNPLDSGSSASSDSKTIVIGSQQYYSNEIIAEMYAQVLEKDGFTVKRNFNIGQREIYIPQLEKGAIDVMPEYSGNLLQYFDKESTAKTASQIDEGLSKALPSGLRVLDAAEATDQDSYTVTKEFSEKNDVTSLADLKNVSEKLTVGANSEFQTRPYGPDGLKSVYGVDVDFKAIEDSGGALTVKALKDGTVQLADIYTADPSIKANDLVSLKDPENLILPQNVIPVVSKKVDDKAAADIDKVNKVLTEAALIEVNSKSTVDKEKASQIAKDFLSSKGLL
- a CDS encoding cytochrome ubiquinol oxidase subunit I, which produces MNDILDPLILSRWQFGLTTIYHFLFVPLTIGMALVVAVFQSAWVRTGRAHYLQLTRFFGRIFLINFAMGVVTGIVQEFQFGMNWSNYSRFVGDVFGAPLALEGILAFFFEAAFIGIWIFGWDRLPKAVHLASIWCVSVGTMLSAYFILAANAFMQHPVGFAINEAKGRAELTDIWAVLTNKVALAAFPHTLFGAFMVAASVIVAVAAYHLARNQHLETMLPALKFGMWTMLASGALTVLSGDQLGLTMVDTQPMKMAAAEALYNTSTGKDASFSIFTLGTPDGVHELFSIRIPYLLSFLSTHTFTGTVEGINDLQAQYSQVYGPGDYKPIIWVTYWSFRWMIALGVGAVLVSLVGLWLTRKGRFPTQRWVWRVATWSVPLPMAAMIMGWVFTEMGRQPWLVFGLLKTADGVSPNVTGVEVLISLVVFTLIYGALAVVEFRLIKKVAQEGPAAPAEVDEQTGAVKHEVTVY
- a CDS encoding TetR/AcrR family transcriptional regulator; translation: MLVTEVSNALPGGSSLLRNEPVQARSSARLAGLLDAAAAVIDEIGFERLTTAMVAERAGASIGTVYRYFPDRIAVVEALAIRSTQRLAERFLTALDESDATTWQDACDALIDATVEMYRTEPGFRAIRFGDPADTGTGDAEDRMAALGAAVAQVLHDRFDFPTGERVERTWVVLAESAHAVIARAVRDRAEPDTALIEEYRTMSRAHLEAVAAAS